Proteins encoded by one window of Arachis ipaensis cultivar K30076 chromosome B04, Araip1.1, whole genome shotgun sequence:
- the LOC107639178 gene encoding uncharacterized protein LOC107639178, with protein MGGCFSSRSCSKLSSVRLVHLSGYVEDFEEPISVSQVIGNPPKHFVCTSIQLLSSSSKPLKGDTQLQPGHVYFILPYSILQSEASPVDLASLAKRLNSIAKTRCEEKKNYNKKNKNKKMKNNTLNGKTGTTNSTSEFSSSDGEFSSVWSMSSPCRSPARIGVAEQVAMAMAYGGRSPCRWKPILDTIREKSFNRRSESELLNEAKADD; from the coding sequence ATGGGAGGGTGTTTTTCTTCAAGATCATGCTCAAAACTGAGCAGTGTCCGTTTGGTTCATCTAAGTGGATATGTTGAAGATTTTGAGGAACCAATTTCAGTGAGCCAAGTCATTGGTAACCCTCCAAAGCATTTTGTATGCACTTCAATTCAGCTTCTTTCATCTTCCTCAAAGCCATTGAAGGGTGACACACAGCTCCAACCTGGCCATGTCTACTTCATTCTTCCATACTCAATTCTCCAATCTGAGGCTTCCCCTGTTGACTTGGCTTCTCTTGCAAAGAGGCTCAATTCAATAGCAAAAACAAGgtgtgaagagaagaagaattataataagaagaacaagaacaagaagatgaaaaataaCACTCTCAATGGAAAAACTGGTACTACTAATAGTACTAGTGAATTTTCGAGCAGCGATGGCGAATTTAGTAGTGTTTGGAGTATGTCTTCGCCTTGTCGCAGCCCTGCAAGAATTGGTGTGGCTGAGCAAGTTGCTATGGCCATGGCATATGGAGGGAGGAGTCCTTGTAGATGGAAACCAATCTTGGACACTATCAGAGAGAAGTCATTTAATCGGCGAAGCGAATCGGAGTTATTGAATGAAGCTAAAGCTGATGATTGA